The following are from one region of the Rhizobium sullae genome:
- the recX gene encoding recombination regulator RecX gives MDDQDQQSDVPTPRMLSWARNSTIYRLERRMMTEKQLFDAITRKAKQKFENISPAQLEALAGSAIKFAYDQKALDDVAYAAASTRSAVRGGKSKRVIAQKLSSKGVAGDIVDTALEYSDDLFAAVVFARKRAFGPFRRGDLDEKRKAKELSAFARNGFSFEIGKKVFGMSASEAEEVLETRRAL, from the coding sequence ATGGACGATCAAGATCAGCAATCCGATGTTCCGACGCCGCGCATGCTCTCCTGGGCACGCAACTCGACGATCTATCGCCTCGAGCGCCGGATGATGACGGAAAAACAGCTCTTCGATGCGATCACGCGAAAGGCGAAGCAGAAGTTCGAAAACATCAGTCCGGCGCAGTTGGAGGCGCTTGCCGGTTCCGCGATCAAATTCGCCTATGACCAGAAGGCGCTCGACGATGTCGCCTATGCTGCGGCGAGCACGCGTTCGGCCGTGCGCGGCGGAAAATCGAAACGGGTCATCGCGCAGAAACTCTCCTCGAAAGGAGTGGCAGGCGATATCGTCGATACCGCGCTCGAGTATTCCGACGATCTGTTCGCCGCCGTCGTCTTCGCCCGCAAGCGCGCCTTTGGGCCGTTCCGGCGTGGCGACCTTGATGAGAAGCGAAAGGCGAAGGAGCTTTCAGCTTTCGCCCGCAATGGATTCAGTTTTGAGATCGGCAAAAAAGTATTTGGCATGAGCGCGAGTGAAGCTGAAGAGGTGCTCGAAACCAGGCGGGCGCTTTAG
- a CDS encoding EamA family transporter, producing MDQKTGEPGANGSAVALTAAAPAFSGGVAAGALMCLLSMSSIQFGAAFSSGAIAAYGSAGASWLRLVFAAVILAIAIRPPLLRYSREQWIGALVLGTTTALMTMSFFAAIERIPLGLAVAIDFLGPLSVATFGYGLTRRLIWPAIAAAGVLFLAYDGEEWVGNLPGVLFAFGAGAGWACYIMLTKKVGAVFQGLEGLSMSLIVAAVVATPFGFAGAVPNLDGYGLVEMAGLAILVPLLPYTLEMIALRRMTTAAFGILMSLEPAIGALAGFLILFQPMTMLQMFGTALVVAASAGATFSTEKA from the coding sequence ATGGATCAGAAGACAGGCGAGCCAGGGGCAAACGGCAGTGCCGTCGCGTTGACTGCAGCAGCGCCCGCATTTTCCGGCGGCGTTGCGGCCGGCGCGCTGATGTGCCTGTTGTCGATGTCATCTATTCAGTTTGGCGCGGCATTCTCTTCCGGCGCGATCGCAGCCTATGGATCCGCCGGTGCCTCTTGGCTGCGGCTTGTTTTCGCGGCAGTTATCCTTGCGATCGCCATTCGTCCGCCATTGCTGCGCTACAGCCGCGAGCAGTGGATCGGCGCGCTGGTTCTCGGCACGACGACGGCGTTGATGACCATGTCCTTCTTCGCGGCAATCGAGCGAATTCCCTTGGGGCTTGCGGTCGCGATCGATTTCCTTGGCCCGCTTTCCGTCGCGACGTTCGGTTACGGCCTTACCCGCCGTCTGATCTGGCCGGCAATTGCCGCCGCCGGCGTCTTGTTCCTCGCTTATGACGGGGAGGAATGGGTCGGCAATCTGCCTGGCGTGCTCTTCGCCTTCGGCGCCGGCGCGGGCTGGGCGTGCTATATCATGCTGACGAAGAAGGTCGGAGCGGTTTTCCAGGGGCTCGAAGGCCTCTCCATGTCGCTGATCGTGGCCGCGGTGGTCGCCACGCCCTTCGGCTTTGCGGGCGCCGTGCCGAACCTCGATGGCTACGGCCTCGTCGAGATGGCGGGTTTGGCGATCCTTGTTCCGCTCCTGCCTTATACCTTGGAAATGATTGCGTTGCGGCGGATGACGACGGCCGCTTTCGGTATCCTCATGAGCTTGGAGCCGGCAATTGGCGCGCTTGCGGGCTTCCTCATCCTCTTCCAACCCATGACGATGTTGCAGATGTTTGGCACCGCTCTGGTCGTTGCAGCGAGCGCAGGTGCGACCTTTTCGACGGAAAAAGCTTAG
- a CDS encoding group III truncated hemoglobin has product MSGELQSRAAHVAAIRERAETEMRAMGIDNAFIDRLVETFYGRVLAHPELGPVFDARLSGRWPEHMSKMKSFWSSVAFRSGAYGGKPVQAHVGVANMTPALFPQWLELFATTLDDIAPNAEAKAWFMATAERIAKSLTLSLFYNPALDDPARKPA; this is encoded by the coding sequence ATGAGCGGTGAATTGCAGAGCCGGGCGGCACATGTTGCCGCAATCCGCGAGCGGGCGGAAACGGAGATGAGGGCGATGGGCATCGACAATGCCTTCATCGACAGGCTGGTCGAGACCTTCTACGGCCGCGTCCTTGCGCATCCCGAACTCGGCCCGGTTTTCGACGCCCGGCTTTCCGGCCGTTGGCCGGAGCACATGTCAAAGATGAAGAGTTTCTGGTCGTCCGTCGCATTCCGCAGCGGCGCCTACGGTGGGAAGCCTGTGCAAGCACATGTCGGTGTTGCCAACATGACGCCGGCTCTCTTTCCGCAATGGCTGGAGCTTTTTGCCACAACGCTCGACGATATCGCTCCTAATGCCGAGGCAAAGGCGTGGTTCATGGCGACAGCGGAACGCATCGCGAAGAGCTTGACGCTATCGCTATTCTACAACCCCGCACTCGACGATCCGGCGCGCAAGCCCGCCTAA